GTGACTGGTGTTCCCGCCGATCAGCTGCAAGGAATGAGTGGCGGTGGGGGCGGCGGAGGAGGAGGAGCCCTGGGCGGCGGCGCCGGCTTGGGACCGATTTTAGGGCTTGGTGGAATCGGTGCGGCTGCCGCGATCGCATCGTCCGACGACGACGACACTTTGGTACCACCGCCGATCGCCAGTCCGATCACTCCCTAAGGCTGGTCGATGCCCCGCCAAGTCGTGTTCGAAACGACGTCAGCGCGGTTAAAATTGCGGCGCGAAAACCATGAAGATTCCACCAAGCTGAGCCTTGATGAGATGGCCTGATCGGTGGTGCGGCCGTTTATCTTCCCCATTTTGACAAATTGCGTTCTGGGAGCGTTGAATTCCCTATTTGCTGCACTTATAGTCACACAGCAGGAATGTTTGCCTGCAACTTAGAACGCTCAACTTTGACTGGAAGCTGGAAATGAATCTTCTGACTCGTGCTGCCGCTTCGCTTGCCCTTGCGTTGTCGGCCGGGTATGCATCGGCAGCCGATGTGACCGAACATCAGTGGGTACGCGCTACGAATGGTGCTGTAAAGGGACGCGTTGTCGTTCCCCGCAGCGACAGTATCTCTGCCGTTCGCGGAGCGAAAGTTCATCTACTTGATCAACGCGGAAACTTGGCGACCGGTGAAGTCAAGTCGGACAACACGGGACGTTTCACGATGACCGGGGTGAAGCCAGGGCTTTACACGTTGGTCATCCAAGGCGAGCACTCGTTCGCTTGCTGTGCGATGCACGTTGTTGACTCGATCGTCCCACTGAAAGACCAATTCGAAGTCGCTGCAGGTGCAGTCGATGCGGATGTGGTTCGCGGCTTGATGGTTCGATACTTGCCCAATGGCGAATCGAAAGGCGAGATCGCTTTTGACCCGGCAACGAATCCTCTGACTTTGGCCGATTCGGTCGCCGGTGAATCGATTCGGATTCGCCAGACCGACGGCGGACTGAAAGGTCGATTGGGACGTCCCGGCTTCGCAAAGGAACTTGGTGCGAGTGCATCGAACGTGATGATTTACAAGGAAGGCGCCGAAGTCGCTCGTACGACGACCGACGCGAAAGGCAACTTCTCGGTCGCGAAACTTGCCCCCGGTAGCTACACCGTCATCGGTTCGGGCCCTGACGGCTTCGGAGTCATGGGTGTCGAATTGGTCGACCCGAATTTGGTCGAAACGGCCGCAGGCCAATCCGGTGAGTCAACCTTCGTTGCCGCCGCGATGCTTCAAGAGACATTTATCATGCAAGTCGCGCCGGT
Above is a genomic segment from Roseiconus lacunae containing:
- a CDS encoding collagen binding domain-containing protein encodes the protein MNLLTRAAASLALALSAGYASAADVTEHQWVRATNGAVKGRVVVPRSDSISAVRGAKVHLLDQRGNLATGEVKSDNTGRFTMTGVKPGLYTLVIQGEHSFACCAMHVVDSIVPLKDQFEVAAGAVDADVVRGLMVRYLPNGESKGEIAFDPATNPLTLADSVAGESIRIRQTDGGLKGRLGRPGFAKELGASASNVMIYKEGAEVARTTTDAKGNFSVAKLAPGSYTVIGSGPDGFGVMGVELVDPNLVETAAGQSGESTFVAAAMLQETFIMQVAPVTSEEVVSDVVVTEEYYVEDDDRGGAIFGGGGMSGGGGAGGGGIGGGGGLGRLGVLGGIGAAIAIAASDDDDSVTPPVASPSVPASN